The Desulfuromonas sp. TF nucleotide sequence ACCCGCAGACCTGAATGCCGAGTTCCCGGAGGAAAGCTATGCAGAGCCCCCCCACGGCAACCCTGGCGGCGGTTTCACGCGCGCTGGAGCGCTCAAGGATATTCCTGGCATCATCCTGGCGGTATTTGATGACCCCGCTGAGATCGGCGTGCCCGGGGCGCGGATGGGTGACAGCGATCTCTTCCATGCGGTCTTCGGCTCGGGGCGACATCTGATCTTTCCAGTTCGACCAGTCCCGGTTCTGGATGGAGAGGGTAATGGGAGATCCGAGCGTTCTGCCCCATCGGACCCCGGAAAGAAAGGTCACCTGATCCTGCTCGATCCTCATTCGCCCACCCCGGCCGTACCCCTGCTGACGGCGGCCCAGATGAATGTTGATGTTCTCCTCGCAGATCGAAAGGTTGGCGGGCATTCCCTCTACGATGGCGGTCAGGGAGGGACCATGGGATTCTCCGGCCGTGAGATAACGAAGTTTCATCTTTCTTCCTGTGTCTGAAATTAAGTAGAAGAGGGACAGGCCCGAGCCTGTCCCTCTTCTACGTCTCGGTCCGATTTCGAATGATCAGTCAAGAATACGCGGGGTGATGAAAATCAGCAATTCAGAACGATCATTCGATCTGTTTGTCGACTTGAACAGATAACCGATAAAGGGGAGTTTCCGCAGCCAGGGAATACCCGTTTCGCTTCTGCTGTCATTTTCCGTGAAGATGCCGCCGATGACGGTGGTTTCTCCGTTTTTGACCAGCACCTTTGTGGTGGCTTCCTTCTTGTCGATACCGGGGGCGCTTGCGCCGCTTACGGTGGTCGGCGTATTGTTGCTGGCCTTGATCTCCAGAATGATGGAATTATCGGGATTGATGATCGGTGTGACGTTCAACTCGAGCGTGGCATCGACGAATTCGGTCTTGGTTCCCTGATCACTGATCGACTGATAAGGGATCTGTGTCCCCTGGGAGATGACGGCGGTTTCCCCGTTCAAGGTGGACACCCTCGGCTTCGAAATAACCTTGCTGTTGCCAGCCGTCTCCGCAGCGGACAACCGCAGGTCGAGAACGGAGCTGCTGACACCCAACTGCCCGAAGGTGAAGGAGCTGCCGAGCCCCGCGGCTCCCACCGTGGGGTTGATGACAAAACTTCCGCCACCGGAGATCCCGGCATTGGAGAGGTCGCTCACATCGTCCACCCCGTCGTCATCATAGCTGAAATTCCAGCTGACTCCGAGATCTCGGGTGAAATTCGTCCGAGCCTCGACGATCCGGGCCTCGATCATCACCTGCTTCTCGGGGGTATCGAGAATCGCTACCAGTTTCTTGACTTCCTCGATGACGGACGGTATGTCCGTTACGATCAGTTGTTTGTTGCGATTGTCCGGCGTGATCTTTCCCCGATCCGTCAACAGTTCGCCGGCGGGTCCGGCAATATTGCCCAAGGCGGTGTAGCTGACGCTGATGACCTCGGTCACCAGCGGTTCAAGCTCCCGCTCCTCTTTTACCGCCGTCAGCTCGGCCTGTCGCATGGACCGGATTCTGTCCCTGGGAAGAATGCGAACCACATTCCCCTCTTTTAGCATGCCGAGATTCTTGATGTCGAGGATGAGATCGAGGGCCTGATCCCAGGGGACATCGATCAGGCGGAGAGTGATGGTCCCCTTGACTTCATCTCCGACCAGAACGTTGAGATCGCTTACTTCGCCGATGAGCTGGAAGATGCGGCGGATATCCGCATCATCGAAAACAAGAGTTATCTTTTCACCTCTGTATGGTACTCCCTTCTTCTCAACCTCTACAATCCCTGCCGCGGATAGAACAGGTTCTGCCGGTTCGCCTTTAACCGCAGGCCGAGGGGCCGCCGGCGCCTTAATGTCTGCGGAAGGCTGCTTTGCTGCCTGAGCCGGAGGAGGCGCAAGCACGGATACCTTTTCGACGGCTGCCGGGGCGGCTTCGGCAAACGGGCCATCCTCGACCACGAAAAGCACCATGTCCCCCTCTCTTCGCAGAGTATAGGGAACGGGTCCTTTAAGTTCGACGGCAAATAGAACATCCTGCCGATTCTCGGCCAGAACCGTATAAGGGGTCACCAGTTTTACGGCACTCGGGAAAACCGAAGCATCGATCGAACGGCGAAGCGCCCGACTGATGTTGGCGTTTTTCACCCCGAACCGGACGATATCCCCCTCGGAGGTCGTCTCGATTAATTCAGCTGGGCTCGAAAGCTCTACGGAAAGAAATGACTTTCCATCCTCACTTCGGAAATCGACCGCTTCTACGGTCATCGGTACGCCGGGCGGAGGAGAAGGAGGCATGGACGCCTTGCCGGCATTTCCTCCCCAGGAAACGACAATCGAATTTCCTTCCTCATTCACCGCATAGTCCGGCAGTTCTTCATTTTCGGCGTCAAACACGAATCGGGTCTTATCCTTGTAAGTCCCGACGCGTATTTTACTGAATCCATGCGAGGGGCTGAAAGCCCGCTCCTTAAAAACCGGTTCCACCCCATACACATCGACTACAAGGCGGGGAGGTGCCCCGAGATTGAAGTAGCGATGGCTTTTGATCGGCCCGTCCGCCAACAGAGAAGCACCACCTTCCCGCATATCGACGGATTCAATCCGTCCGGCGGAGGCGAGAGGAGCCGGAGATACAGTGGCAGATTCGGGAGCCGGTTTTACCAGGGCCTTCCCTGAAGACAGATCTGTGTCCTGCGGGGGAGCGGTTCTACTGTTTTCAACAAGAGGCGAATCGGAAGCCAGAACAACCTGAAAATGATTTCCCTCCAAGCGGATATCGTAGTCCGCCACCTTGGCCAGCAGCAACTCGATTCGACCCAACTTTCCCGAGGTCAGATCAAGGGATGAGACTCGAATCTCCTGAAGAGGCGGGGCATCGACCTGAATGGAGTCGTCCAGTTCCGAAACATCCATCCCGGGAAAGTCGAGGACGATCCGAACTGGGTCCAGGGAATCGTAAACGGTGTAGCGGTACCCCACGGGGTCCTGAGAATGGATATCCACGGTCCTTCGGGCAGTTTCCGCGTCCACTGAAATGGACAGGATTCGATTTTGCTCCTGCTGAGCATAACCTTGGGAGGAAGATAAAACCAAAAGCAGCAGCAAAGAACTCAATCTAAAGGCCAACAGCCGCCCTCCACACTGCTTGAGAAAAAAACACATCTTATTCAACTCCTTCCCTCTTAGGAAGCATGATTTCCTGGACAACAGTCCTGACCTCTCCAGAAAAATCAATATAACGTTCCTGAACGACGACGGCATCTCGAGTTACTCCGATAACGGTTCCATCGTTTTTGCCAACCTTGATACCTTTTTTCAGGATATACGATTTACCATCGGGGGCCACTACCATGGCTCTTGGCTCCCCTTTGCCTATGATCACGCCAATCAGCCTCAATTGGCCGATATCGAATTTCTGAAGAGGTGTAAGTGCTCGCTCCGGCAATATAGGTTGTTTTACGTTGAGCAGAGATTCAAAAGGATCGCGTCCCGTCGGATCGTATCTGTATCTCGGAGGCGCTGGTTCAGAAATCTTTTCAGAGGGCGCAGAATTCTCCACCGGTTTCTGGGGAGAGGATATAGCCTTCTTGGTCGGAGGAGGAACAGGAGAGGTCTCCGGTATCTCTTCACCACAACCAGCGCATAAAAGCATCGACAGAAGGACGGCGAAGAAAGGTAAAGTGCGTTTCATTATCGGAAATTTCCCTTTCCTTTGCATTCCTAGGAGCCTTCAAGGAAGCGGAAAGTCGTAGCCAAACAGTCAATCGAAAGGATCGTCTGTCCTCCGACGGTTTTCGGGCTGCCCATACTCAGATTATTGATGTTAACGATCCTGGATAAATCACTCACTGCCTGAAAAAACAAAGCTACATCATGATAGGAACCGACCAGTTGAAGAGAAACAGGCACTTCTGCATAAAACCCCTTTTTTACTTCTCCCCCTGGTCTGAAACGAAGAACATCCAATCCGTTGTCCTTGGCCAGAGAAGAGATGCTGGTCAACAGCGAAGGAATTTCTTTCTCATTCGGAAGTTCGGAGAGGGTTTGCGCTAGCTGTTCTTGCATTTTTTTGTATTCTGCCTGGAATTTTGGCAGATCGTTGGCAATGCGCTGGTCCTGTTGGAGCTTTGCCTGGAGCGCTGCACGCTGGTCCTGTAAGTTGTGATGCTCTTCCAGTTTAGGCAAATAAAGCAGATAAACGAAACCACCGACGATAACAAGTAAAAACGCAACCAGGATTATAATACGCTGATAGGCGGGAAACTTTAGAATTTTTTCAATACGAGGATTCATATTTCAACGCCCTATATTATTGATTTGCATCCTCTTTAGGAGGCGTTTGTACACTACAGGTCACATCAAAGCGCTGCAATTTACTACCTGAAGCGGAAATTTGCTCAATCACTTTAAGCTCGACGTTCTGATAATACGGGGAGGATTCGAGATTTTGTAAAAATTGCGCAACCGCCGGTTCATTCAATCCTACACCTTGGAGAGAAATATTCCCCCCCGATTCCTTGAAAGTAGTTATCCATAATTTGTCCGGCAAAGCATTCCTTAATTCATCCAGCAGGTGAACCGGACCCGTTTGTCCTTCTTTGATCTTGCCGAGCACATCGAGTTTCCCTTGCAGCTCTTTCTGCAGTTTCTTGATGCGCCCCACTTCCCCTATTTTTTTCTTGAGAGTGTTGATTTCGGCTTCGATTTTAGCAATTTCCACTTTCTCATCGTCTATCTTGCCAAGAAGGGAAGCATAGACGCCTATGCAGCCGGCCAGAACCACAACAACAGCTACCAGAAGGATGATCAACTGCCCTCGCAGCATCTCCTTCTTCTGGGCGGCCTTTACGGGCAAAAGATTGATACGAATCATTTGTCGCCCATCCTCCTCATTGCAAGTCCGACCGCGACGGGAAAGAGGGGGCCGACGGAGCGGATGTATTCCGGGTCGAACTCCTTTTCATTCACCACGACTTGACGGAAGGGGTCGAGCACCTCCACCGACATGCCCAACCGACGTTCAAGGGCAGCCTGCACCTGCGGCGTTTTGGAAACCCCGCCGGCAAGGTAGAGTTTCTGGACCTTTTCATCCGCGGAGGTCGCGGAAAAGAAATCAAGAGACCGCTGCACTTCCTGGGCCAGGGTTTCGGCAGCGTCCGTGATGACTTCCGTGACGGAAGCGTGGTCGACATCTTCAATCTCTAAACCCAGCTTGACCGCTTCGGCATCCTCGCTCCCTAAACCGAGTCGTTTCTGAATTTCCTCGTTGAACATGTTTCCGCCGACCTGGATATCTCGGGTGAAGACCGATTCTCCGCCTTTGAGAATATTGATATTCATGGCGCTCGCCCCCATGTTGATCAAGGCGACATTCTCCTCGGTTTCAAAGCCGTAATTGATCTCGAACGCGTTCTCCAGAGCGAAGCAGTCGACATCCATGACCTGAGGGTTTAGGCCGGATTCCTTGAACACCGCCACATAATCGTTGACGAAATCCTTCTTCGCGGCCACCAGGATGACATTCATCTGGGAAGGATCGTTGACGTCGGGACCGAGGATCTGAAAGTCGAGATTGACCTCGGAAATCTCGAATGGAATGTACTGTTCGGCTTCCCACTGAATGGACGCCTCCATTTCCTCCTCGGTCATGATGGGAAGCAGAATCTTGCGGATGATCACTGAATGACCGGAGATGGAGGTGGCGACATTTTGCGTCTTTACCTTCAGGCTTTTCACCAAGCCAATGACCACCTCGACGACCGAACTCGAATCCATAATGGCATTGTCGACAATGGCCTCAGGGGGCAGAGGGGCCAGGCCGAGATTTACCAGATGGTAAACCCCTTTCGCCTCCCGCAGCTGAACCAGCTTGGCCGAACTCGATCCGATGTCGATGCCGATGATGTCTTTTTTCGTCTTAAATAGCATCTATGAAATCCTGCCTGGAGCGTTGACAAAAAGGAATGTGCGGCAAGGTGTCCCGTCATACCAGCAAGGGACGTACCATTTACTCACCCTGCTCCGGAAAGACTTTCTCGCGGTCCTCCAGGTCCAGGCCGAGAGCAAGAATTATCTTGCGCATGGTCGCCAGACGACAGGCTGCCCCCTTCTCGATGCGATCAACCGTAAGAGGTGAGATGCCCGCCTTGCGGGCCAGTTCCGCCTTGCTCATCAAAAGGGATTCACGGATTTTCCTGACCCTGTTCTGTTCCATTTCACATTCCAATATTTAATATTAAGGGAAATTAGACCTAATTATATGTAAATTAAATGATGTGTCAACTAATTATAGGAGCATAAGCTCTTATAATTCTTAAAGAAAGGAAAGATCACATCATATAGTGGAATAAATAAAAGCCACCCCCCAATATATAGAGATGCCAAAAGATTTTATTTTCGCGAAAAATCGGAAATGATCATCGGAAAAGAGACAGATACCAGTGGATCAGTGCAGGTCCCCAGAGAAGATAGACCATTGCTCCCGTCACCAGAAAAGGGCCGAAGGGAATGGCGAGCCTGCGGTCGGCCTTTTTTATCATCATCAGCGGAATACCGACCAGCGATCCCAGGAGGGAGCTGATGAAGATGGTCGGCAAAACGGCCTTCCATCCGAGAAACGCCCCCAGCATGGCCAGAAGCTTGATGTCCCCCCCGCCCATCCCTTCTTTTTTGGTCAGCAGCTCATAACCTGCGGCGACGGCAAAGAGACTGCCTCCTCCGAGAAGGATGCCGAGGAGAGAATCGGTCCAGGAGACCCAGGGGATGAGGAAGGAGCATAGAAAGCCGATGATGATGCCGGGCAGGCTGATGACGTCGGGGATGATCTGATGATCGAGATCGATGAAGGTGATGACCACCAGGGCGGCGGCGAAGAGCCACAGAACCGGCACGAAGTGCTGCGGTCCGAAACGATAGACGATCAGGGCGAAGAGCAGTCCTGTCAGGGCTTCCACCATCGGGTAGCGTGGGGAGATCCGAACCTTGCATCCGGCGCATCTGCCCCGCAGCAGAATGTAGCTGAAGATGGGAATATTCTGATACCAGCGGATGGTCGCCGCGCAGGCAGGGCAGCGCGAAGGAGGATGGACGATCGACTCGCCGGCCGGGATGCGGTAGATGCAGACGTTGAGGAAGGAGCCGATGATGCTCCCGAATAGAAAGGAAACCAGTAAAAAATACAGGAACATCAGAATCTATTTCCTTGCATATTGCGCGCTAGGAGAGCTTCAGTGGCAGCGATTACCTCTTCGACTGAAATCTCCTGAAGACATTGCACTCCCTTGAGACATTTCGGCGTATTTCCGAACCTGCTGCATGGGGAGCAAGATAATCCACGTTTTACAATGATATGTTTGCTTCCACGAGGTGCCCATTTAATATCATTACTGGGACCGAAGATAGATACAGTGGGTCGATCCAGACAAAAAGCTAAGTGCAGCATCCCTGAATCGCCACTGACAACAATTGCCGCCTTCTCCATTACAGCTGCTGATTCTTCAAGACTGGTCAGCCCCGCTAGATTTAAGGCATTTCTGGCGGCAA carries:
- a CDS encoding pilus assembly protein PilP → MKRTLPFFAVLLSMLLCAGCGEEIPETSPVPPPTKKAISSPQKPVENSAPSEKISEPAPPRYRYDPTGRDPFESLLNVKQPILPERALTPLQKFDIGQLRLIGVIIGKGEPRAMVVAPDGKSYILKKGIKVGKNDGTVIGVTRDAVVVQERYIDFSGEVRTVVQEIMLPKREGVE
- a CDS encoding type 4a pilus biogenesis protein PilO; protein product: MNPRIEKILKFPAYQRIIILVAFLLVIVGGFVYLLYLPKLEEHHNLQDQRAALQAKLQQDQRIANDLPKFQAEYKKMQEQLAQTLSELPNEKEIPSLLTSISSLAKDNGLDVLRFRPGGEVKKGFYAEVPVSLQLVGSYHDVALFFQAVSDLSRIVNINNLSMGSPKTVGGQTILSIDCLATTFRFLEGS
- the pilM gene encoding type IV pilus biogenesis protein PilM, which produces MLFKTKKDIIGIDIGSSSAKLVQLREAKGVYHLVNLGLAPLPPEAIVDNAIMDSSSVVEVVIGLVKSLKVKTQNVATSISGHSVIIRKILLPIMTEEEMEASIQWEAEQYIPFEISEVNLDFQILGPDVNDPSQMNVILVAAKKDFVNDYVAVFKESGLNPQVMDVDCFALENAFEINYGFETEENVALINMGASAMNINILKGGESVFTRDIQVGGNMFNEEIQKRLGLGSEDAEAVKLGLEIEDVDHASVTEVITDAAETLAQEVQRSLDFFSATSADEKVQKLYLAGGVSKTPQVQAALERRLGMSVEVLDPFRQVVVNEKEFDPEYIRSVGPLFPVAVGLAMRRMGDK
- a CDS encoding A24 family peptidase; the encoded protein is MFLYFLLVSFLFGSIIGSFLNVCIYRIPAGESIVHPPSRCPACAATIRWYQNIPIFSYILLRGRCAGCKVRISPRYPMVEALTGLLFALIVYRFGPQHFVPVLWLFAAALVVITFIDLDHQIIPDVISLPGIIIGFLCSFLIPWVSWTDSLLGILLGGGSLFAVAAGYELLTKKEGMGGGDIKLLAMLGAFLGWKAVLPTIFISSLLGSLVGIPLMMIKKADRRLAIPFGPFLVTGAMVYLLWGPALIHWYLSLFR
- the pilQ gene encoding type IV pilus secretin family protein — its product is MDIHSQDPVGYRYTVYDSLDPVRIVLDFPGMDVSELDDSIQVDAPPLQEIRVSSLDLTSGKLGRIELLLAKVADYDIRLEGNHFQVVLASDSPLVENSRTAPPQDTDLSSGKALVKPAPESATVSPAPLASAGRIESVDMREGGASLLADGPIKSHRYFNLGAPPRLVVDVYGVEPVFKERAFSPSHGFSKIRVGTYKDKTRFVFDAENEELPDYAVNEEGNSIVVSWGGNAGKASMPPSPPPGVPMTVEAVDFRSEDGKSFLSVELSSPAELIETTSEGDIVRFGVKNANISRALRRSIDASVFPSAVKLVTPYTVLAENRQDVLFAVELKGPVPYTLRREGDMVLFVVEDGPFAEAAPAAVEKVSVLAPPPAQAAKQPSADIKAPAAPRPAVKGEPAEPVLSAAGIVEVEKKGVPYRGEKITLVFDDADIRRIFQLIGEVSDLNVLVGDEVKGTITLRLIDVPWDQALDLILDIKNLGMLKEGNVVRILPRDRIRSMRQAELTAVKEERELEPLVTEVISVSYTALGNIAGPAGELLTDRGKITPDNRNKQLIVTDIPSVIEEVKKLVAILDTPEKQVMIEARIVEARTNFTRDLGVSWNFSYDDDGVDDVSDLSNAGISGGGSFVINPTVGAAGLGSSFTFGQLGVSSSVLDLRLSAAETAGNSKVISKPRVSTLNGETAVISQGTQIPYQSISDQGTKTEFVDATLELNVTPIINPDNSIILEIKASNNTPTTVSGASAPGIDKKEATTKVLVKNGETTVIGGIFTENDSRSETGIPWLRKLPFIGYLFKSTNRSNDRSELLIFITPRILD
- a CDS encoding chorismate synthase; the protein is MKLRYLTAGESHGPSLTAIVEGMPANLSICEENINIHLGRRQQGYGRGGRMRIEQDQVTFLSGVRWGRTLGSPITLSIQNRDWSNWKDQMSPRAEDRMEEIAVTHPRPGHADLSGVIKYRQDDARNILERSSARETAARVAVGGLCIAFLRELGIQVCGYVKEIGGVAAQ
- a CDS encoding PilN domain-containing protein, producing the protein MIRINLLPVKAAQKKEMLRGQLIILLVAVVVVLAGCIGVYASLLGKIDDEKVEIAKIEAEINTLKKKIGEVGRIKKLQKELQGKLDVLGKIKEGQTGPVHLLDELRNALPDKLWITTFKESGGNISLQGVGLNEPAVAQFLQNLESSPYYQNVELKVIEQISASGSKLQRFDVTCSVQTPPKEDANQ
- a CDS encoding helix-turn-helix transcriptional regulator, with the translated sequence MEQNRVRKIRESLLMSKAELARKAGISPLTVDRIEKGAACRLATMRKIILALGLDLEDREKVFPEQGE